The sequence below is a genomic window from bacterium 336/3.
TCTCCTGACGGTGTTAATGGTTGGACTGAAATTGCTGGTGCTTTACCTGCTAACACAACCTCTTATTCTGATAATGGTTTGACTGCTAGTACTACTTATCATTATAGAGTCAGAGCTGGCAATGCTGGTGGAAATTCTGCTTATAGTAATATCGCTAATGCAACCACTTTGTCTAATACACCAAGTGTTCCAACAGCACCAACTGCTTTAACAGCAACAACTGTTTCAACTTCACAAATCAATCTTTCTTGGACTGATAATGCAAATAATGAAACTGCTTACAAAGTAGAACGCTCTCCTGATGGGGTTAATGGATGGACTGAAATTGCTGGTGCTTTGCCTGCTAACACAACCACTTATTCTGATAATGGTCTAACTGCCAATACTACTTATCATTATAGAGTGAGAGCAAGTAACACTGGTGGAAATTCTGCTTATAGCAATGTGGCTAATGCAAAAACTCAAGAAGAAGCAACTACTGCTATCAATTCTGAGTTAGACAAAGCTATTAGTGTTTCCCCTAACCCAACTCAGAATCATATTCAAATTAATTTGACAAAAGTTAATACATCAAAAGCTCAAATTATAATCTATAATAGCATTGGTGTAGTTGTGAAATCTTTTAATAGTACAGATAAACTTATTCCTCTCACTTTAGATGAATATTCTAAAGGAGTGTATTACATCTATATTACTACTGATAGTGGTACAAGCCTTAAAAAAATAGTGTTGAATTAACACAAAAAAAGCAGTAGAATTCTCTACTGCTTTTTTATTTTCTCTTTTCTAATATTTTTTCTTTTATTTGTGGCTTAGTCAAAAATTAAACTTGTTGTATGAAACTATTAGAGAACAAAGTGGCTCTTATTACAGGTGCTTCCAAAGGTATTGGAAAAGCCATTGCCGAAAAATTTGCTGAACAAGGAGCAAAAGTTGCTTTTACTTACCTTTCAAGTGTAGAAAAAGGACAAGCCTTAGAAAATGAATTAAAGTCGAAAGGTGTTGAAGCAAAAGGCTATCGTTCAGATGCTTCGGATTATAAACAAGCAGATGAACTTGTAACTCAAGTTTTGGCAGATTTTGGTAAAATAGATATTTTAGTGAATAATGCAGGCGTAACACAAGATGGTTTACTCATGCGTATGACAGAAGAACAATGGGATAAAGTAATCAATATCAATTTGAAATCTGTTTTTAATCTTACCAAAGCAATCCTAAAACCCATGATGAAGGCTAAATATGGTTCTATCATCAATATTACTTCGGTTGTAGGTATCAGGGGGAATGCAGGACAAGCCAATTATGCTTCTTCTAAAGCTGGAATTATTGGTTTTACAAAATCGGTAGCTTTGGAATTGGGTTCTCGTAATATTCGTTCTAATGCAGTAGCTCCTGGTTTTATTGAAACAGATATGACTGATGAACTTGCTAATAAAGCGGAGTGGCTCAACCAAATTCCATTGAAAAGAGGAGGCAATCCTCAAGAAGTCGCTGACGCTTGTGTATTTTTAGGTTCAGATATGTCTTCTTACATCACAGGGCAGGTACTTCAAGTGGATGGTGGAATGCTGACCTAAAAATTTTTATTTATGGATGAATTGAAAAAAAACATCTCTAATTATATATCACTTTCCGAGCAAGAAATGGACATTTTTTGCTCGGAATTTACTTTTAAAACTCTCAAACGTAAAGAATTTTTATTTCAAGAAGGGCAAGTTTGTAAAACTGTTGTTTTTATTAGAAAAGGATGTTTGAGATATTTTTATATGAATGAAGGAGAAGAAAAAACTGGACAGTTTTTCTTTGAAAATGGCTGGTACACAGATTATGACAGTTTTCTTACTCAAAAGCCAACACAACAATTTACACAAGCATTAGAGCCTACTGAACTTTGGGTTTTATCCAAAGAAAATCTATACAAACTATATGAAAACAATCCTAAAATAGAGCGTTTTGGGAGGATTATGGCAGAAAATGCTTATTTAGGTTCTCGAAAAAATAATATAGATTTTCTTACACTCAATCCTGAGGAACGCTATTTAAAACTGATTACAGAACGTCCCAAAATTATGGAGAGAGTTTCTTTAAAATATATTGCATCTTATTTGGGCATAAAACCTGAAAGTCTGAGTCGTATCCGAAAAAGGCTTTTTTTACAAAAACAAAACTCTTAACTCAAGTCAATTTTTTGAATGTTTTTGTTTACCATTTTTGTATCGTTATTCCATTCTAAAAAATATACGATATGAAAAAAATTGCTCATCTTTTCACATTTCTATTTGCTTTGCAAGCTACATACGCTCAAAACAAATTACCTATTTATGCAAATATAGCCACTGGTTATGGGAATACCTTTTTTTATGGTTCTTTATCAGAAAAAGAAACCATTAATGATGGAAGAGGTTTTGGAAGAAATCAGGGTTTTACGCTCTCTACCTTTTTTTATGTTGCTCCTAATCATTGGAAAGGATTAGGCATAGGTAGCGGTGTAAAAGGTTTTTTTGCAACACCCAACAATGGAGGTAATAACGAAACTTATTTGTTCAATTATTATCATGTGGGTTTGGGTTTAAAATATTATCCCTTTTCTAAAACCTTTAACAAAGGTTTTTCTGTAAAATCAAGTTTTGGCTTTGGACAAATGACTGAAAAAATGAGATATAACGATACTCAAATCTATGAACATCAGTTTGCTATTGGCACCACATTATTGGGAGGGTTTGGGTATTCTATTCCTTTTTATAAAAACAAAATGGCTTTCAATATAGATTTTGAAGCAGAATACTCAAACAGACGAGGTGATGTAACAGGAAAGGGTGAAGACCAAAAATTTCAAAATAGTCATGTAAGTTTAAACTTGGGTCTTGGATTTTAAGAACTGTAAGAAAACCACATACCATAAAAAAGGCGAAAAACCACATCTGTATCTACTCAATGCACCAAAATTAGGAGATGAAAGTGCTAAGAAAACAGCCATGATAAAAATATACACAAATAACATCATCAG
It includes:
- a CDS encoding 3-ketoacyl-ACP reductase; translated protein: MKLLENKVALITGASKGIGKAIAEKFAEQGAKVAFTYLSSVEKGQALENELKSKGVEAKGYRSDASDYKQADELVTQVLADFGKIDILVNNAGVTQDGLLMRMTEEQWDKVININLKSVFNLTKAILKPMMKAKYGSIINITSVVGIRGNAGQANYASSKAGIIGFTKSVALELGSRNIRSNAVAPGFIETDMTDELANKAEWLNQIPLKRGGNPQEVADACVFLGSDMSSYITGQVLQVDGGMLT
- a CDS encoding Crp/Fnr family transcriptional regulator, with protein sequence MDELKKNISNYISLSEQEMDIFCSEFTFKTLKRKEFLFQEGQVCKTVVFIRKGCLRYFYMNEGEEKTGQFFFENGWYTDYDSFLTQKPTQQFTQALEPTELWVLSKENLYKLYENNPKIERFGRIMAENAYLGSRKNNIDFLTLNPEERYLKLITERPKIMERVSLKYIASYLGIKPESLSRIRKRLFLQKQNS